In Oncorhynchus tshawytscha isolate Ot180627B linkage group LG28, Otsh_v2.0, whole genome shotgun sequence, a genomic segment contains:
- the LOC112226672 gene encoding C-C motif chemokine 4-like: MQLCYGPMACLALFAVILSLTATDTDANKVHNCCTKVSKQKITVPIIGARLQKKALPCVNAVIFETDNGETICSHWKESWVRKAFFQLEMARKSLDTQVPTANSPTTSP, encoded by the exons ATGCAGCTGTGCTACGGACCAATGGCGTGCCTCGCTCTCTTCGCTGTCATTCTCTCGTTAACAGCCACTGACACTG ACGCCAACAAGGTTCACAACTGTTGCACAAAGGTCTCCAAGCAGAAGATCACCGTTCCCATCATCGGCGCCAGACTGCAGAAAAAGGCCCTCCCCTGCGTCAACGCTGTCAT CTTCGAGACCGACAACGGAGAGACCATCTGCAGCCATTGGAAAGAGTCCTGGGTTCGAAAAGCATTCTTCCAACTGGA GATGGCCAGAAAGTCACTGGACACACAGGTCCCCACCGCCAACTCCCCCACCACATCCCCATAG
- the si:ch211-122l24.6 gene encoding calcium-binding protein J, translating to MGMSLSYPLVKEPESYVDPDLNEDSDEMNFAMEMHEINLSYTYDMIQQRIRSIKESAKFDKYSYDWNTSVLALKDEFPHWTADDLLNLRRQFEIFDTNKDRLLDFSEFCASLNMVNDASTMEARKEMFSRADKDNYKSINFEEYLQLMYDLKQGTPVPKPLESEDDKDTATGDIICEVARMDTFQQMCYGVF from the exons ATGGGGATGTCGTTGTCATATCCACTGGTGAAAGAGCCAGAAAGTTATGTGGATCCTGATCTAAACGAAG ACTCTGACGAGATGAATTTCGCTATGGAAATGCATGAGATTAACCTGAGCTACACATACGACATGATCCAGCAGAGGATCCGCTCTATCAAGGAGTCCGCCAAATTTGACA AGTACAGCTACGACTGGAACACCAGTGTGCTGGCTCTGAAGGACGAGTTCCCCCACTGGACAGCTGATGACCTGCTCAACCTGAGACGGCAGTTTGAGATTTTTGACACCAACAAAGACCGCCTGCTGGACTTCAGCGAGTT TTGCGCTTCTCTGAACATGGTCAACGATGCATCAACTATGGAGGCCAGGAAAGAAATGTTTAGTAGAGCGGACAAGGACAACTACAAGTCCATCAACTTCGAGGAGTACCTCCAG CTGATGTATGACCTCAAGCAGGGCACGCCAGTCCCCAAGCCCCTCGAGAGCGAGGACGACAAGGACACGGCCACCGGTGACATCATCTGTGAAGTGGCCCGCATGGACACCTTCCAGCAGATGTGCTACGGGGTCTtctaa
- the LOC112226674 gene encoding C-C motif chemokine 20 has protein sequence MAPTYLETILLLCCVGIMFSSTSAAYGPRRLYCCVEYQEKPIPNQQIKGYKLQSSKEVCNIDAIIFYTLKNKKVCATVKDEWVRKALARLSSELKKMSSSETVTGNPPHHPELKETSSHSNILLHHQ, from the exons ATGGCTCCCACATACCTGGAGACAATCCTGCTTCTCTGCTGTGTTGGGATCATGTTCAGTTCAACCTCAGCTGCAT ACGGTCCTAGGAGACTTTACTGTTGTGTGGAGTACCAGGAGAAGCCTATACCCAACCAGCAGATAAAAGGCTACAAACTACAGAGCTCCAAGGAGGTGTGCAACATCGACGCTATCAT CTTCTACACCTTGAAGAACAAAAAGGTGTGCGCCACAGTTAAGGACGAATGGGTGAGGAAGGCTCTGGCTCGTCTCAG CTCCGAACTCAAGAAGATGTCTAGCAGCGAGACTGTGACGGgaaaccccccccaccaccccgaACTGAAAGAAACATCCAGCCACAGCAACATTCTCCTACATCACCAGTAA